CTGATGGGAATTTATTAACATGTTTAGATAGTCCAACCTTAGCCAGAATCTCTTTTCCATCAATGCCTTCATCAACTATATCATTTAATATCTCAATGTTTTCACATGCAGTTAAATTTGGAATCAAATTATAGAATTGGAATATGAAACCTATTTCCTTTGCCCTGTAGCGTGTGAGCTTTTTATCTGAAAAAGAGGTGATGTTTTCATTATCAATGATTATTTCACCACTTGTAGCCTTATCAAGACCACCTAAAAGATTGAGCAGGGTTGATTTCCCACTTCCAGAGGGTCCAAGAATAACTACAAGTTCCCCTTTATCTATTGTAAAATTGAGATTATTTGCTGCTTTAAGTATCTGATTTCCAGTCTGATACTCTTTGTAAACATTTTTAAGTTCTATTAATGTACTCATAACTAAAACCTATTAATTTATCAATATTATTAATTTAATTTATAATAGTATATATTTTTTACATAAATTGAATAAACAAAATCTTCAAAATGAAAAATGAAATATAAATCTGACTTAATAATAAACCAATCAAATGCAATTTTATGAACAAAATCAAAATAATCAGTGAAATATTTCATGAAAAAATTAAAATAATATTTGATTAAACTTCAAAAATCAAAAAAAGCCTTTTTAAAAAGGATTTTGCCCGTATACTATACAAAATATAATGTACTTTTAGCTCCTCATTTATACTATTACAAACATTACATTAAAATATTTACGGTAATCAAGAATGTCTATTTTAAAATATAAGAAAAAATTAAAACATGATCTTATTTATAAAAAACGTTTGGACTCTTCCATAAATTCTTCGGCATTATTTATCCATAAGTTTGCAATACTTTCTGTAATCCCATCAACAGCATCATAATCAGCATCTTCACGTAAAGATTGGGCACGTGCAAGATATTTAGCTATATTTCTATCAAAATCACCTTGATTTACATACACTTGACCAAATAAGGAGATTAAACCTTCATGAGATTTAGGATAATGCTCTTTTTTAATTAACAATGCTTTAGCAGTTAAAAACATGCAATAATAAGCTGCACTAACAGATGTTGCATACTGATGATTATCAAAAAGGATTTTGCTTGAGATTAACTTATCATTTGCTTTTGAAATAAATTCATCCACTTCAGACAAGTACAACACCATCCTC
This portion of the uncultured Methanobrevibacter sp. genome encodes:
- a CDS encoding ABC transporter ATP-binding protein, which encodes MSTLIELKNVYKEYQTGNQILKAANNLNFTIDKGELVVILGPSGSGKSTLLNLLGGLDKATSGEIIIDNENITSFSDKKLTRYRAKEIGFIFQFYNLIPNLTACENIEILNDIVDEGIDGKEILAKVGLSKHVNKFPSELSGGEQQRVSIARAIAKNPKMLLCDEPTGALDSNTGKIIIELLIDLCERENTTVIIVTHNAEFAKVANKVIHIKNGQVEYIEENENPQSVDDINW
- a CDS encoding HEPN domain-containing protein, with the translated sequence MDEFISKANDKLISSKILFDNHQYATSVSAAYYCMFLTAKALLIKKEHYPKSHEGLISLFGQVYVNQGDFDRNIAKYLARAQSLREDADYDAVDGITESIANLWINNAEEFMEESKRFL